A window of the Planctomycetaceae bacterium genome harbors these coding sequences:
- a CDS encoding putative zinc-binding metallopeptidase produces MPERNTPPQSESGDPANCSWATYSDERLLKMRMCNLGIRLQGTVLEPRIERLYEELESRGIDFRPHCWVSDEWFSPDGIPGIAIPFYLLHPRLSRLEKKQMLEVEGGTEETCMRILRHEAGHTIDTAYRLSRRKRWQQLFGKRSAPYPKLYQPRPYSRSYVRHFDKWYAQSHPAEDFAETFAVWLKPRSGWKQRYKGWPALKKLQYVDDLMQEIGHSKPQLSSRQQIDPIKTIRKTLGEHYSARRDYYGIEQNTFYDCELLRLFSNAPRHRNKPSAAVFLQQNRAEFRRHIADWTGQYQYTVDEILREIIQRCRELGLRVDKSPTKTRQEALVMLTVQIMNCLKDGYHKVAL; encoded by the coding sequence ATGCCTGAACGAAATACACCGCCCCAGTCAGAATCCGGCGATCCAGCAAATTGTTCGTGGGCTACGTACAGCGACGAGCGTTTACTGAAGATGCGCATGTGCAATCTGGGGATCCGCCTCCAGGGAACCGTTCTTGAGCCACGTATCGAACGGCTTTATGAGGAATTGGAGTCTCGGGGAATTGATTTTCGGCCACACTGCTGGGTCTCTGATGAATGGTTTTCCCCGGATGGAATCCCGGGAATTGCGATCCCGTTCTATCTGTTGCATCCGCGACTGTCTCGACTCGAAAAAAAACAAATGCTCGAGGTCGAGGGCGGCACCGAAGAAACCTGTATGCGTATTCTGCGCCACGAGGCAGGGCATACGATTGATACTGCCTACCGCCTGTCTCGCCGGAAACGCTGGCAGCAGCTCTTTGGGAAACGGTCGGCTCCCTATCCAAAACTCTACCAGCCGCGTCCTTACAGCCGCAGCTATGTCCGGCATTTCGACAAATGGTACGCTCAAAGTCATCCTGCGGAAGATTTTGCCGAAACCTTTGCCGTCTGGCTCAAGCCCAGATCGGGCTGGAAACAAAGATATAAGGGCTGGCCCGCACTGAAAAAGCTGCAGTATGTAGATGATCTGATGCAGGAAATTGGGCATTCGAAGCCCCAGCTTTCATCACGACAACAGATTGATCCCATCAAGACCATTCGCAAGACTCTGGGCGAACACTACTCCGCGCGGCGGGATTACTACGGGATTGAGCAGAATACGTTTTACGACTGCGAGCTGCTTCGATTGTTCTCGAACGCACCCCGTCATCGTAACAAGCCGTCGGCCGCAGTCTTTCTGCAACAGAATCGCGCGGAGTTCCGTCGTCACATCGCCGACTGGACGGGGCAGTATCAGTACACGGTCGACGAAATCCTTCGAGAGATCATTCAGCGTTGCCGCGAATTAGGCCTGCGAGTTGATAAGTCACCAACGAAGACCCGTCAGGAAGCGCTCGTTATGCTGACAGTTCAGATCATGAACTGCCTCAAGGATGGCTACCACAAGGTGGCGTTATGA
- a CDS encoding S46 family peptidase produces MKNIVSECRRILTFAGIVVLFLASVCPSHHAPAVADEGMWLFTDLPKEYLKTTYGFEPSDEWAKELMMSCVRFNIGGSGSFVSSNGLVLTNHHVGSDTLYKLSTPERNIMENGFLAKTTEEELKAPDLELNQLVAIKDVTAEVNASVTTDMSTEDAVAARRAVIADIEKNALDASGLRSNVVTLFGGARYHLYQYRKYTDVRLVWAPETSAAFFGGDADNFEYPRFCLDACIFRVYDNGKPATTSHFLKWSANGPEENELVFVSGNPARTNRIYTTAALRYQRDHYMPYVLNSLRRTEIVLQQFGLRSTENARRAREDLFGIQNSRKARLGMLGGLQDPATFAMKTAAEKALLEKINSDDQLKPLAEAWKTIEETSAQRAKLLGQEISLRSQLFGIAETLVEMIEEDQKPSAKRLPEYADAGRESLLQQLYSEAPIYEDLEQVLLADSIARTLELRGADDELCQQILAGKSPADRAAELVRGTKLKDVAQRKAAVSAGINGLQASEDPLIQLARTVLPEIHRVRKINDEIAEKEKQAYAKIAEARFATEGTSNYPDATFTLRLSFGPVRSYEQDGKTIAPMTTIGGAYEHEEKHAGQADYTLPESWKKARPSLNPNTRLNFVSTADIIGGNSGSPVVNKNLELIGLIFDGNIQSLTSNFIYTEKQSRSVSVHSSALREALQVVYGADSLVEQLGR; encoded by the coding sequence ATGAAAAACATAGTCTCAGAGTGCCGACGCATTCTCACTTTTGCCGGGATCGTCGTCCTCTTCCTGGCGTCCGTGTGCCCTTCGCATCACGCCCCCGCAGTGGCAGACGAGGGCATGTGGTTGTTTACGGACCTTCCCAAAGAGTACCTGAAAACAACATACGGTTTCGAGCCCAGCGATGAGTGGGCGAAGGAGCTGATGATGTCGTGTGTGCGATTCAACATCGGTGGATCGGGCTCGTTTGTCTCGAGCAACGGGCTTGTGCTGACCAATCATCACGTGGGTTCTGACACTCTGTACAAATTGTCGACCCCTGAACGAAACATCATGGAAAACGGGTTTCTTGCGAAAACGACCGAAGAAGAGCTCAAGGCGCCGGACCTGGAGCTCAATCAACTGGTGGCCATCAAAGACGTGACTGCAGAAGTCAACGCGTCTGTGACCACAGACATGTCGACCGAAGATGCGGTTGCGGCGCGCCGAGCCGTGATCGCCGACATCGAAAAGAATGCGCTGGATGCCTCCGGGCTTCGCAGCAACGTGGTCACGCTGTTTGGCGGTGCTCGGTACCATCTTTACCAGTACCGGAAGTACACGGACGTGCGACTTGTCTGGGCTCCTGAAACCTCTGCCGCATTCTTTGGCGGCGACGCAGACAATTTCGAATATCCTCGTTTTTGCCTGGACGCGTGTATTTTTCGTGTCTACGACAATGGAAAACCAGCGACGACCAGCCACTTTCTCAAATGGTCCGCCAATGGCCCCGAAGAAAATGAACTGGTCTTCGTGTCCGGAAACCCGGCCCGCACAAATCGCATCTACACAACCGCTGCACTTCGTTATCAGCGAGATCACTACATGCCATATGTGCTGAACAGTTTGCGTCGCACAGAAATTGTCCTGCAACAATTTGGACTCCGCAGCACCGAGAATGCCCGTCGTGCCAGAGAAGATCTGTTTGGAATCCAGAATTCCAGGAAGGCCCGACTGGGCATGCTGGGTGGTCTGCAGGACCCGGCAACGTTCGCAATGAAAACCGCTGCCGAGAAAGCGCTTCTGGAAAAGATTAACTCAGATGATCAACTGAAACCACTAGCAGAAGCCTGGAAGACGATCGAAGAAACGTCAGCACAAAGAGCAAAACTGCTTGGTCAGGAAATCTCTCTGCGTTCGCAGTTGTTTGGCATTGCCGAGACGCTCGTTGAAATGATTGAGGAAGATCAGAAACCGTCGGCGAAGCGTCTACCGGAGTATGCAGATGCTGGTCGAGAATCTCTGTTGCAGCAACTGTATTCAGAAGCCCCCATTTATGAAGACCTCGAGCAGGTCTTGCTGGCCGATTCCATCGCTCGAACGCTGGAACTGCGTGGTGCTGATGACGAGCTTTGTCAGCAAATTCTGGCTGGCAAGAGTCCCGCGGATCGAGCGGCGGAATTGGTGCGTGGAACAAAACTGAAAGATGTTGCTCAGAGGAAGGCGGCTGTATCCGCTGGAATCAATGGCCTGCAGGCGAGCGAGGATCCCCTGATTCAACTGGCACGCACTGTGTTGCCTGAAATCCATCGTGTGCGAAAGATCAACGATGAGATCGCTGAGAAAGAAAAACAGGCCTATGCAAAGATTGCAGAAGCCCGATTTGCAACCGAAGGCACCTCGAACTATCCGGATGCCACCTTCACCCTGCGGCTTTCATTTGGCCCGGTCAGGAGTTATGAACAGGACGGAAAGACGATTGCCCCCATGACGACCATTGGCGGTGCTTACGAACACGAAGAAAAGCATGCGGGACAGGCCGACTACACGCTCCCCGAATCGTGGAAGAAAGCCAGGCCAAGCCTGAATCCAAACACTCGGCTGAACTTTGTGAGCACCGCAGACATTATTGGTGGCAACTCCGGTAGCCCGGTCGTGAATAAGAACCTTGAACTCATCGGATTGATTTTCGACGGTAACATCCAGTCCCTGACTTCGAATTTCATCTACACCGAAAAACAAAGCCGTTCTGTCTCCGTGCATTCCAGTGCGTTGCGTGAAGCGTTGCAGGTCGTCTACGGGGCTGACAGCCTGGTGGAACAGCTGGGGCGGTAG
- a CDS encoding M20/M25/M40 family metallo-hydrolase, which produces MPVFNLHSVRETVRVDRKQTMIRIFLVAILLCPASVRVEGQEADITESGPAEASKLETQLLSGARQLTFDGRRAGEGYFSADGRQLVFQSEREPGNPFYQIYLMDMETGATERVSPGTGKTTCAWVHPNGKRVLFASTHEDPDALNEQKQELEFRESGKERRYSWDYDEFYEIYEYDLDTKQYSKLTEARGYDAEGSWSPDGSLIAFASNRSAWEDQLSEEQQKLFAQDPAWANEIYIMSSDGTNLKRLTSSPGYDGGPFFSPDGKRICWRRFAENGATAEIMTMNIDGTDQRRLTNIKAMSWAPYYHPSGRYLIFTTNKHGFANFELYLVDADGAHEPVRVTYTAGFDGLPVFTPDGTGLAWTTNRTASGQSQIFIGHWNHAKALSLLDLKPSESVTANASLPAATGPMGRSPEARGAFAPADAVRHVEYLCRPQLGGRLTGTKGEILATNYVALHFETLGLEPAGEDGSWFQPFEFTAGVSAGPNNKLVAGDRSYELNQEWRPLSFAQSGTFDAADVVFAGYGIRAPAGDGFEEYDSFVHLDVQDKWILCFRFMPEEITPEHRQYLSRFASLRFKAMQARDLGARGLILMSGPTSGVRDQLVPLQFDGSLSGTSLPVISITDDVAGEWLTARRKDLNTLQSKLDKGDLVMGFPLNDLKISATVDMQQEKKKGRNVLGRLQVNDTPAHEIVVVGAHVDHLGTGASTNSLARDEEQSGIHYGADDNASGVSAMLQIAEAMAQARDAGELKGHRDVVFAAWSGEELGLLGSSHYVKQLETMFSKHAAAFEEGEADGKPEDAVEKSTSDSTGPNTGGLHLYIAACLNMDMVGRMQEKLVLQGTGSSSVWQRLVESANVPLGLPVSLQADSYIPTDASVFFMHGVPILSAFTGNHGEYHTPRDTPEKLNYEGISKIAHLMSLVCRQLISMDKSPVYVSQERPKEGQRKAALRAYLGSIPDYAESDIKGVLLSGVSKGAPADKAGVKGGDVIVELAGRKIENIYDYTYAIEALKIGQEVSIAVQRDGKRIEMKITPGSRD; this is translated from the coding sequence GTGCCAGTTTTCAACCTTCATTCTGTTCGCGAAACCGTTCGCGTCGATCGCAAGCAAACCATGATTCGGATATTTCTGGTTGCCATTTTGTTGTGTCCCGCGTCTGTACGGGTTGAGGGACAGGAAGCCGACATTACGGAATCCGGACCGGCAGAAGCTTCGAAGCTGGAAACTCAACTGCTGAGTGGTGCCAGGCAATTGACGTTCGATGGCCGCCGCGCCGGAGAAGGCTATTTCAGCGCGGATGGTCGTCAGCTTGTCTTCCAGAGCGAACGCGAACCTGGCAATCCGTTCTATCAGATTTATCTGATGGACATGGAAACGGGTGCGACAGAGCGTGTATCACCAGGCACAGGCAAGACAACCTGCGCATGGGTTCATCCGAATGGTAAACGGGTTCTCTTTGCTTCCACCCACGAAGACCCGGATGCTTTGAATGAGCAAAAGCAGGAACTTGAGTTCCGCGAGTCCGGCAAGGAACGTCGTTATTCGTGGGACTATGATGAATTCTACGAGATCTACGAGTACGACCTCGACACAAAACAGTACAGCAAATTGACTGAAGCTCGAGGTTACGATGCAGAAGGGTCCTGGTCGCCGGATGGAAGCCTCATCGCGTTCGCATCGAATCGATCGGCGTGGGAAGACCAACTCAGCGAAGAACAGCAAAAACTGTTCGCGCAGGATCCGGCGTGGGCCAACGAAATCTACATCATGAGTTCAGACGGGACCAATCTGAAACGTCTGACGTCAAGCCCGGGGTATGACGGCGGACCGTTCTTCAGTCCGGACGGCAAACGCATCTGCTGGCGGCGATTTGCGGAAAACGGCGCCACCGCCGAAATCATGACAATGAACATCGATGGAACAGACCAGCGTCGATTAACCAACATTAAAGCGATGTCATGGGCTCCTTACTATCATCCCAGCGGACGTTACCTGATCTTCACAACCAACAAACACGGTTTCGCAAATTTTGAGTTGTACCTGGTGGATGCAGACGGTGCGCACGAACCCGTGCGAGTCACCTACACAGCCGGGTTCGACGGATTGCCGGTGTTCACGCCGGACGGAACTGGTTTAGCCTGGACGACCAACCGTACGGCCAGCGGGCAATCGCAAATCTTCATCGGTCACTGGAATCATGCGAAAGCTCTAAGCCTGCTTGACCTGAAACCGTCTGAATCCGTGACTGCCAACGCCTCATTGCCTGCCGCGACGGGGCCGATGGGTCGCTCTCCGGAAGCGCGGGGTGCGTTCGCGCCTGCAGATGCGGTTCGCCATGTTGAATACCTCTGCCGACCTCAGTTGGGCGGTCGACTGACCGGCACAAAAGGTGAAATACTGGCAACCAACTATGTGGCTCTCCACTTCGAGACATTGGGGCTTGAACCCGCTGGCGAAGACGGTTCGTGGTTTCAGCCGTTTGAATTCACAGCAGGTGTTTCTGCAGGTCCGAACAACAAACTGGTCGCAGGTGACCGATCGTATGAACTGAATCAGGAATGGCGTCCGCTTTCATTTGCTCAGAGCGGGACATTTGACGCTGCTGATGTTGTGTTTGCAGGATACGGGATCCGAGCCCCGGCCGGAGACGGTTTTGAAGAATACGATTCGTTCGTGCACCTGGATGTCCAGGACAAATGGATTCTTTGTTTTCGATTCATGCCCGAAGAAATTACCCCCGAACATCGCCAGTACTTATCTCGCTTCGCCAGCCTGCGGTTCAAGGCGATGCAGGCACGAGACCTGGGGGCTCGCGGATTGATTTTGATGAGCGGCCCGACCTCCGGCGTCCGGGATCAACTGGTGCCCCTTCAGTTTGACGGTTCGCTGTCCGGTACCAGCCTGCCGGTGATCAGTATCACAGATGATGTTGCTGGCGAGTGGTTGACGGCACGACGCAAAGATCTGAATACCCTGCAGTCGAAACTGGACAAGGGTGATCTTGTCATGGGCTTCCCTCTGAATGATCTGAAGATTTCTGCAACTGTTGACATGCAGCAGGAGAAGAAAAAAGGCCGCAATGTGCTGGGGCGACTTCAGGTCAACGACACGCCAGCCCACGAGATTGTTGTTGTCGGTGCTCATGTCGATCATCTCGGCACCGGAGCCAGTACGAATTCACTGGCCAGGGATGAAGAACAGTCTGGTATCCATTACGGTGCCGACGATAACGCATCGGGCGTCTCGGCGATGCTGCAGATTGCCGAAGCCATGGCACAGGCTAGAGATGCTGGCGAGCTGAAAGGGCACCGGGACGTTGTCTTTGCTGCCTGGTCGGGAGAAGAACTTGGGCTGCTGGGCTCCAGCCATTACGTCAAACAACTCGAAACCATGTTCAGCAAGCATGCCGCGGCGTTCGAAGAAGGCGAGGCCGATGGGAAGCCCGAGGATGCTGTCGAAAAAAGTACATCGGACTCAACAGGCCCAAACACCGGCGGTTTGCATCTTTACATCGCCGCATGTCTGAACATGGATATGGTGGGTCGGATGCAGGAAAAACTGGTGCTTCAGGGAACTGGATCATCAAGTGTCTGGCAGCGACTGGTCGAATCCGCCAACGTGCCTCTTGGCCTTCCAGTCAGCCTGCAGGCCGACAGTTATATTCCGACGGATGCCAGCGTGTTTTTCATGCACGGGGTCCCCATTCTTTCTGCCTTTACCGGAAATCATGGTGAATATCACACACCACGCGACACACCGGAAAAACTGAACTACGAAGGCATCTCAAAAATTGCCCACCTGATGAGCCTTGTCTGTCGGCAGCTGATCAGTATGGACAAATCTCCTGTTTACGTTTCTCAGGAGCGGCCGAAAGAAGGTCAGCGAAAGGCTGCCCTCAGAGCCTACCTGGGGTCAATTCCTGATTACGCAGAATCCGACATTAAAGGCGTTTTGTTAAGTGGTGTGAGTAAAGGCGCGCCCGCGGACAAAGCGGGCGTCAAAGGCGGCGATGTCATCGTTGAACTGGCAGGGCGCAAGATCGAAAACATCTACGACTACACCTACGCAATCGAAGCCCTCAAGATTGGCCAGGAAGTCTCGATCGCCGTTCAACGGGACGGAAAGCGGATCGAAATGAAGATTACCCCCGGATCAAGAGACTAG
- a CDS encoding sugar kinase: MDDESPGANNVIVTFGEIMARMAPPGVLRLCQTLPGSLDVTFAGAEANVSASLAMLGASTRFITALPDNNPLTDACLKDLRGFGIDVSKIRVVPQGRFGIYFVETGANQRPSRVTYDRQYSAISLATPDDFDWACIFDKAAWLHITGITPALSSSAASVTLEAVRQARAAGVRVSCDVNFRSTLWRWDAQKAPAELAGTTLRQLMPYINMFSAGEEDCRLIGMNTAGLPSYESQPVAHQTELASRIVDAWPDIEVVSMTWRQSHSASHNNWGGGLFDAGSQKFYYAPNVDGEFKPYEIRSIVDRVGGGDAHMAALLYGLNSAQFPDFQAIVEFATAASCLAHSVVGDFNFASQTEIAELVAGSGSGRVVR, translated from the coding sequence ATGGATGATGAAAGTCCGGGCGCGAATAACGTCATTGTGACATTTGGCGAAATCATGGCGAGAATGGCGCCACCCGGTGTCCTTCGACTCTGCCAGACTTTGCCCGGGTCACTGGATGTTACCTTTGCCGGTGCAGAAGCGAATGTCTCTGCATCGCTTGCAATGCTCGGGGCAAGCACGCGTTTCATCACGGCTCTGCCCGACAACAATCCTCTTACCGATGCCTGTCTGAAAGACCTACGTGGCTTTGGCATTGACGTTTCAAAGATTCGTGTGGTCCCTCAGGGAAGGTTCGGAATCTATTTTGTTGAAACTGGTGCTAATCAGAGACCCAGCCGGGTGACTTACGATCGGCAGTACAGTGCCATCAGTCTGGCAACGCCGGATGATTTTGACTGGGCCTGCATTTTTGACAAGGCTGCATGGTTGCACATCACAGGCATTACGCCCGCACTGTCGTCGTCTGCGGCCAGTGTCACCCTGGAAGCCGTCCGTCAGGCTCGTGCAGCCGGTGTGCGAGTTTCCTGTGATGTGAATTTTCGTTCCACGTTATGGCGTTGGGATGCACAGAAGGCCCCGGCCGAACTTGCTGGCACGACGCTTCGCCAGCTGATGCCATACATCAATATGTTTTCCGCTGGTGAGGAAGACTGCCGCCTGATCGGCATGAATACGGCAGGCCTTCCGTCATACGAGTCTCAGCCTGTGGCACATCAGACAGAACTCGCAAGTCGAATTGTCGATGCGTGGCCGGACATAGAAGTTGTTTCGATGACCTGGAGACAAAGCCATTCGGCCTCTCACAACAACTGGGGCGGTGGTCTGTTTGATGCCGGAAGTCAGAAGTTCTACTACGCCCCGAATGTTGACGGAGAATTCAAGCCGTACGAAATTCGGAGCATTGTCGATCGCGTGGGGGGCGGCGACGCTCACATGGCTGCACTCCTGTATGGATTGAATTCCGCTCAGTTTCCGGATTTTCAGGCCATCGTCGAATTTGCCACTGCAGCATCCTGCCTAGCGCACTCAGTCGTCGGGGATTTTAATTTCGCGTCACAAACCGAGATTGCCGAGCTGGTGGCCGGGAGCGGGAGTGGTCGCGTTGTTCGATGA
- a CDS encoding FliA/WhiG family RNA polymerase sigma factor: MATKVSEDVSEVWINFKKDQTDQELRNRLMERYLPLVRYNAERVWAKLPEGVDLNDLMSAGVFGLMDAIEAFDMERGVKFETYCVPRIRGAMLDELRTMDWVPRLVRSKASKMEAARKAVEARVGRPPTDVEIAEQMGLPITEFERLKSEASAVNLVSLDKKWYETDSYKDVREVDVVQDGKSEDPTEGIQKLDVMKLVTKGLNRNERLIIILYYYEELTMKEIGNTLGLSESRVSQMHSSIVARLKEQLGRRRPEFD; encoded by the coding sequence ATGGCTACCAAGGTCAGTGAAGACGTTTCTGAGGTCTGGATCAATTTCAAAAAGGACCAGACTGACCAGGAGCTCAGGAACCGGCTCATGGAGCGGTACCTTCCGCTCGTCAGATACAACGCAGAGCGTGTCTGGGCCAAGCTTCCCGAGGGAGTCGATTTGAATGACCTCATGAGCGCCGGAGTCTTTGGACTCATGGACGCCATTGAGGCTTTCGACATGGAACGCGGCGTGAAGTTCGAAACTTACTGCGTACCCCGAATCCGCGGTGCGATGCTGGACGAACTCCGTACGATGGACTGGGTCCCTCGACTCGTTCGAAGCAAAGCCAGCAAGATGGAGGCAGCCCGTAAAGCTGTTGAAGCTCGCGTCGGTCGGCCCCCCACAGATGTCGAGATTGCAGAACAAATGGGTCTGCCGATCACCGAATTCGAACGACTCAAAAGTGAAGCCAGCGCGGTGAATCTGGTGAGTCTGGACAAGAAGTGGTACGAAACGGACAGCTATAAGGATGTCCGTGAAGTCGACGTTGTTCAGGACGGAAAGAGCGAGGATCCAACGGAAGGCATCCAGAAGCTGGATGTGATGAAGCTGGTCACGAAAGGATTGAATCGCAACGAACGCCTGATCATCATCCTTTATTACTACGAAGAACTTACAATGAAAGAGATTGGCAATACCCTTGGGTTGTCCGAATCTCGCGTCAGCCAGATGCATTCCAGCATCGTCGCTCGGCTCAAAGAACAGTTAGGACGTCGCCGACCTGAATTTGACTAA